The nucleotide window AGAATGGTGGGCATTGCCCACCCTACAATATAATTATGTCCACCTACTTAGCTCCCAAGTACCTGGACTTTCATTAAAGTTATCTGTGTGAGGGGGCAACAGGCACTATTCAAAGGCTCTCAGCTTTTTTACAATTCTTAACATAGAGAGCTTTATTTATGTGCGACTACTTACTACTCTTCAATCTGTTGCAAAATTTCGTGACGTTCTCGTTCAAAAGTTTGTTTATGAGTAAAATATAAATTGTTCATCGTTAAAATCGAATTAATTATAGCGGTTTATCAAGTAAAGTAGCTAGAAAGGCATCCGCTCTTTAGGTCTGTCCTTAGCTAGTGTGGTTGAAAACTGTTTTTCTTTCTTTTAATTGCCAAAATATCCGTTAACAATAGCAACAGTTAGGAGTAAATAAAACGAATTTTAAATCAATTAGGTATTGAGTGCTAAGTGTCCGTTTTCTGTAACAATAATGATTGAATTTCTCCTCGTAAACTGGCAATTTCTTGTTTAAGATCAGCGATCGCTTTTTCTCCTGCTACCTCAGCATTAGAATTATCCGCATCTCGACCAATAAAAAATGTAGCCAGAGTAGCTGCTAAATACCCAAAAATAGTAACAGCATATAAAGACAGAAACCAACAAAGAAGACGGCCTTCAGGAGTTTTAGGAAAATAATCTGATCCCATTGTCGTCATAATCATCGCCGTCCACCATAAAGCCGTGCCATAATCAGGTAAACCCGTATTAGGAACATCCCGCTCAAAAACATACATTCCGGTTGCGCCGAGAAAAACAACCAAAGTCGATAGTCCAAGGATATACCCGAAACCCCGTCGCTGAAAACTGCTTGCTAAAGCTCGCATTCCTCGATTGGTTCGTAATACCAACCGCAGTAATCGCAATCCTCTTATACTTCGAGTGCTTTGAAGAATTTTTAGATAGCGAAGGAAGCGAAATAAACGTAATGCTGGTAAAAGTAAAGATAAAGCGATTAACCAATTAGATTTAAGATAAACAAGTTTACGGGGAGCAATAAAGAATTCTAAAGCAAAATTAATCCCAAAAATAATCCAGATGGTAGTTCCTAAAATATCGAGAAAA belongs to Gloeothece citriformis PCC 7424 and includes:
- a CDS encoding potassium channel family protein, with the protein product MKNLNFTHKQAFERERYEILQQIEEWLDFPMLVLSFIWLILFVVELIWGLTPFLDILGTTIWIIFGINFALEFFIAPRKLVYLKSNWLIALSLLLPALRLFRFLRYLKILQSTRSIRGLRLLRLVLRTNRGMRALASSFQRRGFGYILGLSTLVVFLGATGMYVFERDVPNTGLPDYGTALWWTAMIMTTMGSDYFPKTPEGRLLCWFLSLYAVTIFGYLAATLATFFIGRDADNSNAEVAGEKAIADLKQEIASLRGEIQSLLLQKTDT